From Triticum urartu cultivar G1812 chromosome 2, Tu2.1, whole genome shotgun sequence, a single genomic window includes:
- the LOC125534726 gene encoding uncharacterized protein LOC125534726, which yields MARSMALLHREIYFSDDEALSGRVSSIRCPWEGRDDPPSRQEISDAVTDYLRTFKAHAVVADPPTLSFLHILRPPASIGLPMQFHSLTLATISSTDNNLVAMYAGGYRPGNRLPGGYLIYDARNDSISGIPELPSDHSHRAIGCESAVVMCEAAAAAAGNDYFLAELVRVWPEGSQVALWLWKSSVQKWDLHPSRLPLPSSTTSHFSPDLCFSFWGSVLCWVDLLKGMVLCDLKQNCKFSFIQLPKDCPTYDADSNKFTYACAEEFRSMACVGGEIKFVALDECDEHQPEKGLELTIWTLSHDLSGWKESRKYNVENIWANEAYKPAGIRNLPPSFPVLSIHEDGVVYLALDDLRELDDGLEYMGQWMLRVDIGNDKVQFYPKGEKSSVNSQLFASEFSAHRQHLQDHREREREAK from the exons ATGGCCCGTTCCATGGCTCTGCTCCACCGCGAGATTTACTTCTCCGACGACGAGGCGTTATCCGGCAGAGTGTCGTCAATCCGCTGCCCGTGGGAAGGGCGAGATGATCCACCAAGTCGCCAAGAGATCAGTGACGCAGTCACCGATTACCTGCGGACCTTCAAGGCGCACGCAGTCGTCGCCGATCCGCCGACGCTCTCCTTCCTCCACATACTGCGGCCGCCGGCATCCATCGGGCTCCCGATGCAGTTCCACAGCCTCACCTTGGCCACTATCTCCAGCACGGACAATAACCTTGTCGCCATGTACGCCGGAGGGTACCGCCCTGGCAACCGTTTGCCGGGAGGCTACCTCATCTACGACGCCAGGAACGACTCCATCTCTGGGATCCCCGAACTCCCCTCCGACCACTCACATAGAGCCATTGGGTGCGAGTCGGCCGTCGTCATGtgcgaagccgccgccgccgccgccgggaaCGACTACTTTCTTGCCGAGCTCGTCAGGGTCTGGCCAGAAGGCTCCCAAGTTGCGCTCTGGCTGTGGAAGTCGTCCGTCCAAAAATGGGACTTGCATCCCAGTCGCCTGCCCCTTCCATCCAGCACCACCAGCCACTTCTCCCCTGACTTGTGCTTCTCTTTTTGGGGCTCTGTCCTCTGCTGGGTGGATCTGCTCAAAGGCATGGTGCTCTGTGATCTGAAGCAAAACTGCAAGTTCAGCTTTATTCAGTTGCCCAAAGATTGTCCAACCTATGATGCCGACAGCAACAAGTTTACATACGCCTGTGCCGAGGAGTTCCGTTCCATGGCCTGTGTTGGTGGCGAAATCAAGTTCGTCGCCCTGGATGAATGTGATGAACACCAGCCGGAAAAAGGATTGGAACTGACCATCTGGACTCTCTCGCATGACCTCTCAGGGTGGAAGGAAAGCCGCAAGTACAATGTTGAAAACATATGGGCAAACGAGGCCTACAAGCCTGCTGGTATAAGAAATCTTCCTCCGTCGTTCCCTGTTCTGAGCATCCATGAAGACGGCGTCGTCTACCTAGCCTTAGATGATCTCAGGGAGTTGGACGATGGACTAGAGTACATGGGCCAGTGGATGCTTCGTGTTGACATAGGCAATGACAAGGTCCAGTTCTATCCAAAGGGTGAAAAGAGTTCTGTTAATTCCCAGCTCTTTGCCAGTGAGTTCAGTGCGCACCGACAGCATTTACAGGATCACCG agagagagagagagaagcaa AGTGA